Proteins encoded within one genomic window of uncultured Draconibacterium sp.:
- a CDS encoding SPOR domain-containing protein → MSFGKEIYTLLLQHDIVIIPGLGAFVSEYRPAEISDESDEIKPPSKIISFNGQLKNNDGLLVGHIAEKLHISHFNALMRIEKERDEMLFKLDKGDEVFVEGVGTLSYNEQGEIVFEASEEENMLLDSFGLSAMSISEPEPPEPPAEETPDTEEKEQQPEVEPEPEVTETEPDPETQEEETITEEPVIVETESKEEKKEVYSEETEKKKRKPWMLLLIIIPLLAVSVFIFLKGFNNNEEDNKEKLPPTNITEELAVEQEPTAIDTTVTDSVSISTEDSTLAADTVQNIPEPVETMPQEQDSIKYYLVGGSFSVKENADNYLLELQKKGYEAFHVGKKGRFFIVGIAGYKTFSEADAAKVKYMKDNPGSEVWVYKK, encoded by the coding sequence GTGAGCTTCGGAAAAGAGATATATACACTTCTGTTACAGCACGATATTGTAATCATTCCCGGGTTGGGTGCCTTCGTTTCGGAATACCGGCCGGCAGAGATTAGTGATGAGAGCGACGAAATTAAACCTCCATCAAAAATAATTTCGTTTAACGGGCAACTAAAAAACAACGACGGGTTACTGGTTGGGCATATTGCCGAAAAACTCCACATATCGCATTTTAATGCTTTGATGCGTATTGAAAAAGAACGCGATGAAATGCTTTTTAAACTCGACAAAGGCGACGAAGTTTTTGTTGAAGGCGTGGGCACACTTTCGTATAACGAACAGGGTGAAATCGTTTTTGAAGCATCGGAAGAAGAGAATATGCTGCTTGATTCGTTTGGCCTTAGCGCCATGTCGATCAGCGAACCGGAGCCTCCCGAACCTCCTGCAGAAGAAACACCCGACACAGAGGAAAAGGAGCAACAGCCTGAAGTTGAGCCTGAGCCCGAAGTAACAGAAACGGAGCCTGATCCAGAAACGCAGGAAGAAGAGACCATTACTGAAGAGCCGGTGATTGTGGAAACGGAATCAAAAGAAGAAAAGAAGGAAGTTTATTCAGAAGAAACGGAAAAGAAAAAGAGGAAACCATGGATGCTTTTGCTCATTATTATTCCATTGCTTGCTGTTTCTGTATTTATTTTTCTGAAAGGATTTAACAACAACGAAGAAGACAACAAAGAAAAACTGCCTCCAACAAATATTACCGAAGAATTGGCGGTTGAACAAGAACCGACTGCTATTGACACAACTGTAACAGACTCAGTATCAATATCGACAGAAGACTCAACTTTAGCTGCCGATACTGTACAAAACATACCTGAGCCTGTTGAAACAATGCCTCAGGAACAGGACTCGATTAAGTACTACCTGGTTGGCGGAAGCTTTTCGGTAAAAGAAAATGCTGATAATTATTTGCTCGAATTGCAGAAAAAAGGGTACGAAGCTTTTCATGTTGGCAAAAAAGGTCGTTTCTTTATAGTAGGTATAGCTGGCTATAAAACCTTTAGCGAGGCCGATGCTGCTAAAGTGAAATATATGAAAGACAATCCGGGGTCGGAAGTTTGGGTTTACAAGAAATAA